TCACCTGTTATAGTGGAACCCttgcattcattttcatttattcattaactgtgtttttgagttttcaggGAATGAAAGGTCTTAAAGGTAAAAGAGGAGCAAAGGGAATGAAAGGCATGAGTGGACCCCCAGTAAGACATGATCAGTAAGCATTACTACAAATATTGTACCAACAAACAGCTTGAAATCATGTATCATGTCACATTTTCACAGGGAAAACCTGGTTTACCTGGCAAACACAGGCTTTCGATGGAATCCAAACCTGGAATTAGACCAGGTCCGAAAACAGAGCAAAAGCCTAAATCAAGCCCAAAATACAAGCAGAAAACTGCTCTAAGTGTGAAGcaaaggaaacaacaacaaaaagttaGTATAAGCTTTTCTGTCATTTGTTGAAAAACTTATTGCCATGCTTTATATTCACCTGGCTCATTCTTCCCTGAATAATTAATCATTTCACAGCAGCTCAGAACATTATATCGAAGATGGTCTAAAAGAGATGAAGATGAGGAATCTTTCAGCTGGCCGCTGGGAACCAGAGACGACCCTGGCACCACCTGTTATGAGCTGAGTCTTGTACACCCACATCTGAATGATGGTGAATCTTTTAAACAGCTCACACTTGTCACATACTGTATATTTCAGGAGTACCAGtgacacactgtttaaaataaaccTTTATGACATTCCAGGTTACTTTTACATGGACCCCAACCAAGGTTGCCCCTATGATGCTGTGAAGGTGTTGTGTAAtttcacagcaggaggaacaaccTGTATCCACCCCCAACACTCACAGGTGCAGCTGTTTTCACCTGGCAAGATTGGTGTTTCATGCTTCAGCCTCTACAGAGACAGCAAGAAAGAGATGTACTCATAAATGGAcataaaagtttatttttaaagctgctcTTAAGACTCATGGTCAGATGACACTACATGTTTTCACACAACAGTGTTTGGAATTGCCTTAAAGGCACAACTGTAATgataaaggatttttttctgaagatTTCAAGCAAACAGCATATGATGTAAAGCAGCACACCAGAGTgatgtgcactttttttttattagatcaacttctttcttttttcagactTATGTGTATCACTccgtattcttttttttcttttttttcagattcaaatGAGATTCGAATGGAATGGGACAATATCACAGATGTCTGAGCAGTGGTATCCTCATGATGAGAAACAGGTATGAATTGATTAAACAATCATTAAAGGTGCcataggcaggattaccttcgcaagatggcgatttgacccatctaagatggcgatttgaaacccggagtcatgcccacctcggggtgccgggcggggccggcagtgtcacggccgcctgtgccggcgggttgattcacctgtgaccttttcacagcgggcctggggtcaaagcctttttttttttttttttttaagaattacagtagaaacagacagtgtcctccgtggtgttttgatgatgttatgtccaACGAGGCAGATAAATATGTGAGCCTGGACTTCCTTATGCACGTtcacgagaagcagagctttgaagcgCTGCcgctcgaccaatcaggatagagcctcaggggctcttctgattggtcaaaaatacctggagcagtcgagattccttttcagctcagaacagagacagatggaaacgctgcgccctcgcggtagtgcaattatactacactcctaaaggattatcaatgtatactctaacatttaatccaaagaaaacacagcaaaattagcattgactagcaaaatcctgcctacggcacctttaaTATAAATTTGTATGAATTAGCATTCTCACCACAGTTTAAATGCTTTATGTTTCTATCAGATCAAATATACTGACCTGGATGTGGTCCAGCTAAGGTTTCTGCGGTTACACAGCCACACATCTTTCCAGCACATTACTCTGAACTGTGCAGCAAATCTGTCGagcgctgctgccgctgtggaTTTATCCCGTGTGATTATTCACCTGCTGGGAGACTCGGGCAAAGAAATTGATTCACACCTTCTAACAATATCCAAAATAGGTAGTGAGGTAAGGCcaaaaggtttttctttcttttgaaaacacatcCATAACATACTTTCTAATATTTCCTGATGTCCAGTGACATGGCTCAGCATGTTCTCTTCTCTGTGGTCCTTTCCCAGGTGACGCTGCAGGTGAAGGTTCGAGGAAGCACAGACTTACATCGAGGTGATATGGAGTTCCTTCCAGTCAGAAATGTGGCTGTAGACATGCATACCATGTCCCCCCACCTCTCTGagatttctgtatttttagGGCCCATCTGCTTCTTGTGACTGGGAGGTTCTGTAAATATGACTGGAAATGAATACTTTTCAATGAGTTGACTGAGTTTTGTACTGTACTTTGTTGtatatttattgaaatgtaaGTATTAGATGTTAtcatgtgaaacattttttaatttgtggtcAAGCCATCCTAACaaagaaatgctaaaaaaaaaatgtccgtAACTTATATCAGAAGTATATTTTCAGTATCACCAACACTACATCAAAGTGATTATTTTAAACCTGTCAAATAACATTGAGCCTTTTGCTTTATATTTGCTGAACCCTCCCTACATCATTTGTATATTCAGTCATAAGCAATTGGCAAGTTGCGGGCTGCAAGAGTGAAGTATTGGTTTCACAGGCAATGGCAGGATAATGGTCATTTTAAGTATATTCTAATCAGTTATGCGGGCAGTGGTTCCTTCGAGGCCGGGAAGGTGGGCTTGAGATTTGGAGCCCTGATGGGTTAAATTAAATTCTTTTATTTCTCTTAATAATCAAAGAATCCCAATCCTACTGTGGTTTTTGGACATCTTCAAAGTAGAAGATGTTCAAAGTAGAGTAGTCTGATGGAAATATACATGCTCTATGTTTTACGATTAATCAGTAATTCAGAAAAGATCATGTTAAAAGAATAATCAAGTTCTGAAGAGATTATATCTGTCTCATTTTTTTGTGCTTGGACAAGTTAAAACCATCAGAACATTACACAAGTACAGCTCCATTTCTCTGAACACGTCTATGAATGTTGTCTGTGATTCTGGTACATATCAGGTGTTAGAATGGTAGATTAACTTTTGCAAAAACTGCTATTAATTTGACCAAGGTTCTGCTTCCCAAGTGTGATAGGAAATGAAACAACAGCCAGAGCAAAAACTATACGAAATATATTTGTGTCACAGAGTGTTTATCTGTTTCACCATGCAGGATTGTCCAATGCATACATGTTGAGCCTTATATGAAATTCATGTCTGCAACAGCTTTAGGCTGCAGTATTCCAACTCACAAGCTCACTTATGACGCTGCGTTATGTGCATCATAGACCACATGAAAAACTGTGGTCATTAGAATGACCTCTATTAtgacacttcctgtttttttttttttttttaataaatgaattcTTGTGTCTTTGGTCTTAATTATTTTGTCACACTCAACTCATGAGACCAGCTAGAATTCAGTGTGCTCATTGTACCATTTGAAAACTTACTTAACTTGAAAATAACTTCAAATAAATCCTGTTAAGTTGAATTTTAAGGTCCAGTTTTTGAGAACATTTTCTGCATAATGTCTTCTTACTAAAAAGTTTTTGTGTAACATTATAAACTTAGTATAGATCCAGGGTTGAATAAATCCACCCATTGATTCATTTTCTGTGCCTTATCCAAATGAAGTTCACGAAGAATGAAACATTGTGGGAGAAATTCTACACAGAGCTTGGTAGGTTGCCAAAACAAGATGGAGCTAATTAATGCTTtcagattttgtgcagattccAGAAGCccaatacaaagaaaaaaaacatatggcAGCCCTGGGAGAACTTGTTTTCTCCACAAAAGTCCTTCCTAGCAGGTTGGAGCATTATGAAGACCAATCCCATTAgcagtggtggggcaagggtccttgggggctccaagcaagaaattcatcgggcccccaccccatccgtgcacaccaaaaaaaaaaaaaagcttttttgcacacaatttgcaCCTAGCAGGGGGCCCctaaaagccggggccccaggaaaatgcctggtttgcctgttggcacggCCCGCCTCTGCCCATTAGTAGAAATTTGGTTAAAATAATCtctgttattattttttgttgcaCAAAATTAAAGCTTCAATGTCAATTTTAGGAGGCCACTgactttaacattttcaaatctTGCTtgtaaaaaacacttaaaagccTTGCATGTCGGCACTATGTCGGCTGCTCTGGCAGTCAATGCAAATCCATGAGGTTAGATCTTGGAATACTTTATCTGGTAATTTGTTAAGGAATAGACTCAAATGAGTCACACAGTGGTGctgtggttagcactcttgcctcatgACAAGATTGTCCCAGTTTTTGTTGTGGTTGAGGTCATTCTGTTTGGAACCACTGTCTCTCATGCAGAGATTTCAAATCAGCTGACATGTTTCTCTAAATAAATTTGAAAGCACAAAACGTCACATAATCAAAGTGAAGTTCAAATTTAACATCTAATATATGACAATCAATGCCATCCAGCTGCATCTTAGCTTCAGGATGGTGCATTGGTGGCCTTTCTTAGCTTCAGGATGGTGCATTGGTGGCCTTTCTTACATTTGATCTAAGTTCAACCTATGCATGGGTTATCTACAGTTGGTTTTCTCTGAATGGACCCCAACTAGACTTTATTACCACTagaaaaatcacacagaaaacatgaaaaaccatTCTCACCCACAGGCAAATTAGAGTTGCCTCAGTCATAATGAACTgcaggaagaagcagaagtTCTGGAAGAAAACCCCTATACCTTGACCCAGAAGCCTGGAGTTGAACCGGGTAGTCCttgctgtgaggagagagtgatAACCACTACATGACTGTACAGGCTGCACTGTGAAGTGAGGCTGTGAAGAGGAGAGAAACTTATTTTtgatgataattttttttttaaaaaaagtgtattttcaatTACCTGCAGTTATTTTCgtgtttcttttaaataatgTGTCGTTTTGCAATCTCTGGATTTTCTCTGGTGGACCTCAATGCTCAAATTTGGTTTCGGTGTGACGTCACCAAGAGGAGAGCCTTTCCGCCAATCAGCAGTGCAGCCttgctcttcatcatcatcatcacctccaccacctccatcctcctgcACATCTTCAGTGTTTACACAACAAGtggagagagcagctgctcagaTTGCGGTGGCTCCGTCGGACTGAGAGGTTTAACCGCACAGCAGCTGTATCCTGAAGGGAGTGAGTATCCAGAGGAAGGCgggtgaattttttttctttttttttctctctccgtgCTTCATTCAGTCAACCTGTTCCGCAGCTAACGACCGACGTCAACAAGTTGGCTAATTTGACTAGCTCCTGTCCGCCGTGCTAACAGCGTTCATGTCCGAACTCGACACCGGTGTCTTTACACGGACAGCGAGACGAGCCGGGCGGCGTGTCGCTGCTGAATGAGCTGCTATGCTGTCTGTCACGCTGGGACCTGAAATCAGCTGACTGGAGCTAACTCCGCTGTTAGCTGTCCCGGAGTGGCCGGATTGCCGTTTGTTCCGTCCATCAAAAATCCTCTCGCCCTTCATTCCCATGTGAGGTGGGGATGAATGGGGGCCAAACGAGCCCTCGCTTCATTAGGTCGCCACAAGTGTCTGGGCATGTGCTTGTTTCAGATCCTGCTAATTGACATTTACTAAATGCCTGATCTCTTCCTTGCTCCGGTCTGTTTGA
The window above is part of the Salarias fasciatus chromosome 23, fSalaFa1.1, whole genome shotgun sequence genome. Proteins encoded here:
- the LOC115382048 gene encoding collagen alpha-2(I) chain-like, coding for MGNSGPPGIQGEIGERGFKGKTGQKGMSGLPGPMGPKGLPGLRGVKGESGHLGTKGVPGDPGIQGTIGSPGLKGIPGLQGLKGHIGHQGKQGFTGPRGPRGHKGSRGVPGLVGKKGMKGLKGKRGAKGMKGMSGPPGKPGLPGKHRLSMESKPGIRPGPKTEQKPKSSPKYKQKTALSVKQRKQQQKLRTLYRRWSKRDEDEESFSWPLGTRDDPGTTCYELSLVHPHLNDGYFYMDPNQGCPYDAVKVLCNFTAGGTTCIHPQHSQIQMRFEWNGTISQMSEQWYPHDEKQVTLQVKVRGSTDLHRGDMEFLPRRAFPPISSAALLFIIIITSTTSILLHIFSVYTTSGESSCSDCGGSVGLRGLTAQQLYPEGSEYPEEGG